One part of the Neodiprion virginianus isolate iyNeoVirg1 chromosome 3, iyNeoVirg1.1, whole genome shotgun sequence genome encodes these proteins:
- the LOC124299761 gene encoding protein decapentaplegic: MHMSLLLRLVLAAVGVLLAGGGAAFADTVEVVGAGERNRAIAGVEASLLSLLGFAKRPRPSGSAHVPESLKKLYIRQSAIGMADIARPGIHARSSNTVRSFAHVESKVDEKFQSPHRFRLSFDLSSVPLQETLHAAELSLSRVALVASDEDAEGSRYQRILIHDIVLPGVRGRSKPILRLVDSKLVDTRENSSVPLDVHPAVERWIQNPAHNHGLLVEVLGAKRRKEEHVRLRRSVGEDAESWTANRPFLFTYTDDGKNEAASANRIMERRAKRAAVRKNRRRDGRENCRRHPLYVDFADVGWNDWIVAPPGYDAFYCHGDCPFPLADHLNSTNHAIVQTLVYSTNPNSVPKACCVPTALTSISMLYLDEENKVVLKNYQDMAVLGCGCR; this comes from the exons ATGCACATGTCGCTGCTGCTGAGATTGGTGTTAGCGGCAGTGGGTGTGCTGCTAGCGGGCGGGGGTGCAGCCTTTGCGGATACGGTGGAAGTCGTCGGAGCCGGCGAACGCAACCGAGCCATCGCTGGTGTCGAGGCTAGCCTCCTTTCCCTTCTGGGCTTCGCGAAGAGACCCAGGCCGTCGGGATCTGCTCACGTGCCGGAGTCACTTAAGAAATTATATATTCGCCAGAGTGCCATTGGAATGGCGGACATAGCGAGGCCCGGCATACACGCTCGATCCTCCAACACAGTTCGCTCCTTCGCTCACGTAG aGAGCAAGGTCGACGAGAAATTCCAAAGTCCGCACAGATTTCGACTGTCGTTTGACCTGAGCAGCGTACCGTTACAAGAGACGCTGCACGCTGCGGAGCTGAGCTTGTCGCGGGTCGCCCTGGTGGCATCCGACGAAGACGCGGAAGGCTCGAGGTACCAGCGCATCCTCATCCACGACATCGTCCTGCCTGGGGTTCGGGGTCGGAGTAAACCGATCCTCCGATTAGTGGACAGCAAGCTTGTCGACACGAGGGAGAATTCATCGGTGCCTCTGGACGTGCATCCGGCGGTCGAAAGGTGGATACAGAATCCGGCCCACAACCACGGCCTCCTGGTTGAGGTTCTTGGAGCTAAACGACGGAAGGAGGAGCACGTGAGGCTCAGGCGAAGCGTCGGCGAGGACGCCGAGTCCTGGACGGCTAATAGGCCGTTCCTCTTCACGTATACCGACGACGGTAAGAACGAGGCCGCATCGGCTAATCGGATAATGGAGAGGCGCGCGAAGCGGGCGGCTGTCAGGAAAAACCGGAGGAGAGACGGGCGGGAAAATTGCCGGCGACACCCGCTCTACGTGGACTTTGCGGACGTCGGATGGAACGATTGGATAGTCGCACCGCCCGGTTACGACGCGTTCTACTGCCACGGCGACTGTCCGTTCCCCCTTGCCGATCATCTCAATTCGACGAATCACGCAATAGTGCAAACCCTCGTCTACTCGACGAACCCGAACAGCGTACCGAAGGCCTGCTGCGTGCCCACAGCCCTGACTTCTATATCCATGCTCTATCtcgacgaggagaacaaggtggtGCTAAAAAATTATCAGGACATGGCTGTCCTCGGGTGTGGGTGCCGCTGA